From the genome of Parcubacteria group bacterium CG10_big_fil_rev_8_21_14_0_10_36_14:
TTTCTTCCAAATATTTAAATCCAACATTATTCCCTTCGGCAAAACCAAGATTTTTATAAGATCGTAAAATAGTCAAATTAGAAAATTGTTTTCCAAACTTTTCTTTTACATAATTCGCGCTCCCATCTGTTGAGGCATTATCAATAAATAGAATCAAAAAATTAGGATATTTAACTCGCGATAAAGAAAAAAACAAGTCGTCAAGATATGGGCGACTATTATAGGAAACAATAATTATACCTATCTTTGGATTCATAATAAACTTTCGTTTGCTATGCTTATTTTATTAAAAGCGCTACTCTTTTTTTGCAAGATTTTCTATTATTTTAGAAATGTCCCTTTCAATCTTTTCCTGCCTCACGAATAACCTGAATATCATATAAAAAACAAAAATAAGCGAACTATAGACCACAAGATCCGCCCCTCTCCCAATACCCAATTTTTCCGCCAGAAGACTTGTAATTTGCGGAAGAAGAACGACTGCGCCAACCACCAACCAAAAAATAATCCAAAATAAAAACTCACGCAGACTTATTTTTCGTTCTTTATACTTTCGAGCCGTCTGCAAAACTATAAGTACAATAATTATTAATATAACGTACTGAATCAGCATAATTATTTAAAAATTAAATCAAATAAGATATGGAAAGCGCCAGAAAGACGCTGACCTTTGCGTTTTGAATAAATCGTATATTTCACGGTAATAGGAAGCTCTTTATAGCTCAATTTTAATCGAGCAATTTCATGAACAATCTCTGACGCATGAGCCATCCTATCCTGACGGATTTTAATTTGTTCCGCTGCTTTGCGGTTCATTATACGAAAACCATTATGTGTATCCGTTAATCTCAGTCCGGTGATAGCGCGAGTAAAAAGAATTGCGGATTTAAGAATTATTTTTTTAAAAAGAGGTATTCTATTCCCAGATAAAAATCTCGAACCTAAAACTACGTCACATTTTCCGTTAATTACCGGGTGGCACAATCTTGAAATTTCTTCTGCTTCAAATTGACCATCGGCGTCGTATGTTACGACAACATCTGCGCCCTGCTTTAGGGCATAATTTATTCCTGTGCGCAGAGCTGCCCCCTGACCTCTATTTAAAATATGACGCAAAACCTTTACACCCGCAATCTCTGCAATTTTGCTTGTCTTGTCTTTTGAACCATCATCAACGACTACTATATCTTTATAAAACTTTTGCACGTCTCTAATCGTATCTGCAATAACAGACGCTTCATTATAAGCCGGAATGATGACAAAAGTTTGCATAGATATTCTAAATTCCAAAAAGTTCTTTATGTGCCAATGTGTAATCAACCGTCTTCTTAAGTCCATCTTCAAGGCGTACTAACGGCAACCACCCTAGCTCTTCTTTTGCTTTTTTAATATCTGGCAAAGCAAGCTCGGTTATAAATGGCAGTTCTTTTTTATAAACTATTTTAGAATTTGAACCAGTCAGCTTCATAATTTTTTCTGCGACGCTTACAAGGCTCATATCGACATCAGAACCAATATTTACCGGGCCTATATTACTTTTTGCATCTATTAATTTTTCCAAAGCATCAACAACATCGGCAACATAAACCATAGAGGTCTTAAATTTTTCATTTCCATATATTTCTAAGTTTTGATTCTGGGTAGCAGAAACAATAAAATCAATTATCATTTCTCCATCAAAAAGGCGTTGGCGAGGACCATAAACACGGAAAAGACGAGCAATCTTATAATCGGTTTTATAAACCTGGTGATATGTTGCTACAATTGTTTCCGCAAAACGCTTTCCTTCATCATAACAAGCGCGAGGAGAAAGATGGTCAACTATGCCTTCGGCATCTTCCAAAACTTTGCCTGCATTTTTTTCTCTTCCGCCATAAACAACCGATGAAGAAACGTGAACAAATTTTGATTTATATTTCAAAACCATCTCCATTATATTTTTCATTCCTTTAGCGTTTGCATCGAGTGTACTTATTTTATATTTTTCAAAATTTTTAGCCGATGTCGGACAGGCAAAATTTAAAATAGCGTATAATCCCTTGACATTAATCTGAAACCTTTGGAGTTCGGTCATTTTTTCTAAATCAAATTCCTGGCTTATGTCATGTTTTATAAACTCAAAATCAGAATTCTGAACCAAATGATTTATATTTTTCTCACTGCCGGTAGAAAAATTATCCAAACAGATAACATTATATTTTTTTAGCAATCGTTCACATAAATGCGAACCAACAAATCCGGCTCCGCCGGCAACAAGCACATTTTTTTTCATAAAAATTATTTTTTTATTAAAAAATTAATTAAATTAACTTATCTTGAAATAATATATGCGTTAAATTTTACTTTACTGTCTTTTCCAAGCGGATATAGAGTTGCTGTACGATTGAAATACTTATCCCAAATGGATATTTCACTGCCCGTTCTAGTCAATATTTCATATTCATTATCATTATCTCTATCTCCGGAAGAAACAAAGTCCGCACCACTAAATCCGGGAGATAATAAACGTCCATTTAATGTATAGGTCTTAACTATTTTACCATTTGTTAAAACTATTTCCGCCCATCCGTCATTATTCATATCTGCGACTGCCATACTTTTATTATATACATAAACAAATTCTCCTAAAAGTTCGCCTTTATTATTTAAAGTTTTTATATTATTTCCGATTGCAACAATTATCTCATCTTTTCCATCTTTGTTCATATCGCCCAAAGCTATTTGCGAAGCTATTCCCGCAATATCTATCTCTTTACCCGCTTCTATTCCATTTTGATTATATACTCTTACTCTCTTTCCATTCCTCGCCTCCACTGTAATTATTTTTGATTTTCCATTACCGTCTAAATCACCAATTGCCACTTTGACACCATTGCGGTTGTTGGTATCATAAGCGAAAAATTGATATTCCAATTCTCCGGATAAATTGAAAATTCGTATATGTGGACCACCGCCTGCGCCTGCGCCGGCTACAATTTCTGTCATTCCATCATTATCAACATCTCCCAATGCCAAATTAACTCCGCCTCTAAAGCTAGGGGCAAAAGCATAAAATTCTTTTTTAACATCCCCTTTTCCGTCTAAAAGCCAAATTTTTGGCTCATCGCCTGGATTAGAACCTAAAACATACTTTACTTCCTGCTCTTTATTTAATTCCATTGAAATCGGCTCATATCCTACAGTCTTTGCCACATTCAGTCTTCCGCTTCCCAAAAGTCCTGCAAAATACGGGTTTGCTCCATCAATATTATCCGTGCTATTTATCAAAACTTCTGTTATCTCTTTATTTGTATAATTTGGATGAATGGCTTTGATTAAAACAGCAGCGCCACTTACTTGTGGAACTGACATTGATGTGCCGTTTAGCTTTCCACCAAAAAATTTATTAAAATCACTATCTTTTGAACTATAAAATAAAGAACTATAGATATCTGTCGCTGGAGCTGACAAGTCTATGCAACTTTTTCCATAATTGGAAAATTCTGCGCGTTTATCGTCTTTATCTACTCCGGCAACTCCCAAAACCCAGTTCTCGCCATTCTCACCGAAACAAACAGGATAAGATTTTATATTATCCAAATTAGTCCCATGATTATTACCGCTTTCATTTCCTGCCGCAGCCACCAATAAAATACCTTGTTGATAAGCTTTTTTTATTGTTTCTTCCAAATCTCTGGAATACCCCAGTCCGACAAAACTCATATTTATAATGTCTGCTCCATTTTTCATAGCATATTCTATAGCTCTTTGCACAATAACCGTATCTGACTCACCCAACTCATCAAAAGCCCGTAAAACCATTATTTTTGCCTTCCAAGCAACACCTGCTCCGGCAAAAGCGTTATTGCCTTCTGCCGCAATTAGACCGGCAACAGCTGTTCCATGATGAATTGCTATTTCTGTATGCCAATTTTCTAATTTTGGTTCTGGCTCATTATCATTTTCTATAAAATCCCAGCCCTTTACGTCATCTATATATCCATTATTATCATCATCTAACCCATTCCCCGAAATTTCATTTGGATTTATCCAGATATTATTTTTCAAATCCGGATGATCCATTTGAACCCCGGAGTCAATAACGGCAACAACTATGTCATTACTTCCTTGTGTTTCTATCCAAGCATCTGGAGCGCCAATTTTTTGTAAATGCCACTGATATTCTACTCCTATATCACTAACTGTTAATCCAGCAAGATAAAATTTTGCAGGAGACTCTTCTGCTTGACAAACGGGCGTAAAAAAACCAAATACAAAAATAAATAAATGGACAAAAACTAATTTTTTTGAAAAATTATGCATAAACTAGTTCTTAGCTGGCTCAACTTTAATTTCTAGTTCTTTAATTAAATTTTGATATCCGGTGTTATTTGGATAAGCTTGAGAAAGCATCTTATAGTACTTAAGGGCTTTTTCATATTCTCCTACACTATTCAAATAACTGGCGTAGCTATTCACTAAATTGCCTCCACTTACAACAGTTACTAGTCCTTTTTCGTAAACAGCCATAACGTCTTCTTTGCTTTTATTCATATATAAACGATAAAGGTCAGCCAATGCGATATACAGATTTTGCTCTCCAATATCTTGCTCAAGCGCAATTTTCAAATCATTTTCTGCTTTGTCATACTCTTCCAACTCTATATAAACGTTGGCTTGATTTAAAAATGGTAAATAAGCCTTTGTTCCCCAACGTTTTATAACTTCATCATAAAGCTTTGCGGAACGCCATAAATATTTTTCATCTTTCAGCACCTCGCCAATTCCTTTCCAGTTAAACGCCAAACTCATCCAACCGTCATAAAAGGTAGGGTCTTTCTTAACTTCTTTTTCACGTTGGACTATAAGAGCATAAGCATCCTTCGTCTGGGGATTTTCCGATAAGAACTTTGCTTCTTTTTGTTTTTCGAAATACGAATATCCATAAAATCCACCGACCGTCAAAAGTATGACAATAATCAAAACTATTAATAAAATTAGTACTTTTTTCATAAAAATTTATAAAATTGCCTCTACCGCAAATTTATTATTTACGATTATCGGCTATCTTTATGTTACTATTGATTTTTTATTTAAAATAAGCTATTCTAAATAAAGAATATCTATTCATTAGAGTATGCTTATTTTAACTAAAATTAAACAATTAACTTTACTTTTTGGCGATTTTTTAATACTTCTCGCTTCTCTTTATTTTACCTTGATTGTCCGCTATAGTCAAACTGGAGCAGTAGATCACTGGCAAGAGCATTTTTATCCTTTTGCTATTATTTATTTTATCTGGCTTTTAGTATTTTATTCGCAAAATCTATACAATTTGAATTTCGCTAAAAATAATCTCTTCTTTTTTAAAACACTTTTTGAAGCATTTTTAATAAATATTTTCATAGCGACTTTTTTCTTTTATTTTACTCCTTTTTTCGGAATTGCGCCGAAAACAAATTTATTCTTAAACGTCATCTTAGCAGGTTGTCTTGTTTTTGTTTGGCGAGGAATTTTCAACCTTTTTACTGCAAAATATTTATTTGTAAATAAAATTGCTTTTTTGGGATACTCTAAAGAGGTGGAAGAACTTGCTAAAGCTTTTGAAGCCGAACCTCAACTTGGATATAAAGCCGTGTGTGTTATTCATGATGAAATAATCAACACGTTTCTTAAACAAGTATCAATGCATGAGCTTCTAAATAGTGTCAAAGAACTCGGCGTTAATACTGTAGTAATCCACCATGGAAAAAATCTTGATAACGACACAGCCAATAAACTCTACAAACTTATTTTCTGTGACTTATCTTTTATTAATTTATTAGATCTCTACGAAGAAATAACCGGCAAGCTTCCCTTGGAAACGCTCTCTCGAGGATGGTTTCTGGAAAACCTAATGGAATCTGAAAAAAAAATATATGACCGAATAAAAATTTTGGGCGACTTTATTCTAGCTCTTTTCTGTAGCGTAATACTTATTGTTCTTTTTCCTTTTGTTGCAATAATAACACTACTCATAGATAGGGGTCCTGTCTTTTATTCTCAATATCGCATAGGACGAGGAGGAAGGCCTTTCAAAATATATAAATTTAGGACAATGATAAAAAATGCTGAAAACGGAAATGCGGTGTTTGCACAAAAATCCGATAGCCGTGTTACGCCTTTTGGAAAATTTTTGCGAAAAACAAGAATTGACGAACTACCACAAATACTAAATGTTCTACGCGGAGAAATGAGTTTCATCGGACCGCGTCCGGAACGACCAGAATTTGTAGAAGAATTATCGCAAAAAGCGTCGTTCTATCCTTTGCGTCATCTTTCAAAACCGGGACTAACCGGTTGGGCGCAAATCAACTATCCTTATGCTGGTAACATTGAAGAAAATGTAAAAAAATTACAATATGATATATACTATATAAAAAACCGTTCTTTCCTTTTGGATGCAACAATAATTCTCAAAACCTTCAACATTATCCTAAGATTTAAAGGAAGATAAAAATCAAACTGTAGCCTTGTATTTACATGCCATATATTCGCTACCTCAACCATCACTTATCACGACAATTAAACGAACTATACGTGAGTACGGTTATTTTTTCTTTTGGACAATCAATGATTTTGCTTTTTATACCGATTTATTTATACCAGCTAGGGTATGACGCCAAAAAAATACTTTTGTTTTTTGCTGTTCATTATTTTATATACAGTATAATATTGCCTTTTTTTGGAAAAATAATTTCTCGAATTGGCTATGAATCATCAATTGGCTGGTCTATGCCTCTTTATACTATTTTTCTCGTTTCACTTTTCGGAATAAGCCAATTTCCAATACTCTTTTATATCTCCGCAATCGCCTGGGCAATCTATAAGTCATTGTATTGGCCGGCATTTCATGCTGATTTTACAAATTACGGTAATATTGATGCTGTGGGAGAAGAGATAGGCTCATTAAAAGTTATAGTAGGTATCACAAGCATTTTAGGCCCGACGATTGGCGGTTTTATTTTAATGAAAATCGGTTTTAACGCCTTATTTATTATTGTTGTCGCTTTATCTTTTATTTCTATCATTCCTCTTTTAATAAGCAAAGAAAAATACGAAAAACAAGAATATTCAATAAAAAGAGTTCTAAAAAAATTCATCTCACCTCTTTACAGAAATGATGTCATTGCCAATTTAGGAACCGGGGAAGATGTTATTGCACAATCAATCTGGCCAATATTCCTCTTAACTATATTCACAAATTATGAAGACATAGGAATACTCACTACTATCTCTTTATTTATTGCCTTTATAATGATTATTTTTGTAGGAAAACTAGCAAATAAACCAACACGAACCCGCCTAATCAAAACAACTACAGCAATTGTTTCCCTTGCTTGGTTTGCGCGTATTTTTTCTTTTAACTGGTTATCACTTTTTGCTAGCGATAGTTTATATAAAACTTCAAAAAGGACACTTGATGTGCCGGTTCAGGCATTAGTTTACAGTCGACCAAATAGAAAACGCCTTTTGAATTATTTAATCTTTCGAGAGATGGCACTTTCATTAGGTAAAACGCTCACAGCTATATTGGGATTTTTGGTAGTTCTCTTTACAGGAGAAATGATTTTTACTTTTGCGTTGGCTGGAGTTCTTGCATTATTCTATTTTTATTGGACGGATAAAATATTAGAAAAATAATCAGCGGCTAATTCTTATATTCTATTTTTGTATTTTTAAAATCCCCTTTCGGGGATTTTAAATTTTTATAAATAGATTTCCTTTACTCTTCTTATTCCTTCTTCAATGTTTATTCTAGGTTCCCAATCAAGCAACTCTTTTGCTCTTGTTACGTCCGCGATAGTGTCTTGCGGATCACCTTTTCTTCTTTCCAGGTACACTCTTTCTCCGCCAATCAAATCGGCTATTTTATTAATACTTTGATTATTGGCCGCTCCAATATTTATAACATCGCCTTTTCCAGCTTTAGAACTCATTGCAGCTTTTAAATTTGCCTCCACTACATCATCAACATAAGTAAAATCACGGGTAATCTCACCATCACCAAAAATAGTAAATGCTTTTCCCTCTTTTTTTTGTTTTATAAACGTAGCGATTGCAGTTGTATATGCTCCGTGGAAAGCCATCTTTGGACCATAAACATTAAAATAACGTAAGGAAACGCCCTCTAAACCAAACAGGTCATAAAAATTTTTTATATAAAGCTCTCCAACATATTTCTGCACTCCATACGGACTAAGGGGCGCTACCGGCATACTTTCTTCTAAGGGCATCTTAGTTTGTGCGCCATATGCAGATGATGATGCTGAATATACAACGCGCTTCAATCCATTTTCTTTGGCCGCCATTAAAACATTAATCGTCGACTCAACGTTATTGCGGTTAGTCTCTCTCGGCTTTTCTATTGAAAGGGGCACGCGCGCCAAAGCCGCAAAATGAAAGGCATAATCTACTCCTTTGAAATAGTGTTTCATTATTTCATAGTCGCAAAGGTCAACTTCATAAAAGCTTGCGCGCGGATCAATATTCTCGCGCACTCCGGTTGATAAATTATCCAATATCAAAACTTCGTGCCCAAGATCCAGCGCCTTTTGTGTAAAATTAGATCCGATAAAACCAGCCCCTCCTGTGACTAAAAATTTTGACATATTTTTTATTTTCCTTCTTTACCAACTAAATTATTATTAATTTCTTCTACGATTTTTAAAAGTCGTTGCTCCGCACCAAGCCGATCACCAAGCTGAATAAATGCTCTTGTATCTTTTGGAAGACATTTGCCTCCATAACCACGGTAACCTTTGTGCATTACTTTTAGATGAGAAGGGCCTATTCGCTTATCTGCAGCCGCGCACTCAGAAACTAAATCATAGTCGGCATTTAATTTTTCACACACATCATACATCTGATTTGCAAAGATTACCTTTGTAGAAAACCATGTATTATTAAAATATTTTATGAGTTCTGCAACTTTTGCCGGAACAATCCGTTCAAATGGAGCCAAAGGCAACATAAGTACTATATCTTTCGCAACTGTAAAGCTTTTTTCCGTATAACCCACAATTTGTCTGTCCGGATAACTCATATCCTGGTCAGCCGTAACTTCAGTTAAAAATTCCGGATTAAATAATATCTTGTGCTGAGGGAATTCTTCCTGTAACATATCGGTAGAACCGGGTAAAATCGTAGATTTTAAAACAATTATTTTTTCGCCTATTAAGATAGAAAAAGCCTGTCTTACATAGGATAAATCAAAGCCACCCCTTTCTTCATCATAAGGAGTAGGCACACAAACAAAAATTATATCAGCCTTATTGATTTCTTCTTTTGAGTCTAATCCTCTTGGCGGATCATACAAAATTGGCATCTCACCATTTTTTTCAAAAAAACGGGCCATAGCTCCTCCAACCATCCCTACACCCATTATTCCAATTTTATAATTTTGCATATTAATCTCCTAATAATTAAAAAGTTTAAGCTAAAATCAATTAGTACTCAATATCATTTTTTGAACTCATTAAGCTTACATTAGAAACTTCCATCAAATTTTGTAGTTCTTTTACAAAATTTGTAGCTTCTTTATCATCAATAAATCTAATGTTGAATGTGAAATCAAGTGCCTTCCCTTCTCCACGAGTTCCTATGTTTATTATGTTGGCATATTTTAAATATTTATCAAAAATCGGCTTATATGCATTATTGTCCGAGGAGCTGTTCAAATTAAACATTAAAACATAATCATAATTCTTCATTGAGCCAAAGTCTATCTTAGACAAAACTAACACAACAATCATTATAAGAATGGTTGCAATAATAGCAACTGTATAGTTCCCGGTACCGACTGCCATGCCCGTCACTAATGCCCAAAAAACAAATGCGATGTCTCTAGTTTCTTTAATCGCAGTCCTAAAACGAATAATAGTAAAAGCACCTAATAGAGTAAACGCGGCGGCGATGCTGTTTCCTATTACCATCATTACAATAGAGATGAGGATACTCATCAAGATAAGCGTAAATACAAACGAACGCGAATAAGAAAGACCCGAATGTGTCTTTTTGTATACTAGCGCTATTAGTACCGTTAAACCAAAAGACAATCCAATGTTTACTACAATAGTGATTGGATTAATTGATAAACCCCCTCCTGCTCCTTGTAAAATATCAAACATATTTTTAGTATTTTAATTGATTATTTTTTTTAATTGTATCTATCCCGTAACAATACTTTGAAAACGCTTCACGATTTAATTCATGCTTTTGGATAACCTTATGCAACCACCCTGGTAAAATATTATTATACTTTATTTCCATTATTGCTAAATCACGAAAAATTGGATTAAAATTTTTTCTATCTGTAAAACTTCCCGCGCCAGCCGCTTCAATATCATAGTCAAAGGTTATGCGTAAATTATTATCAAAACGCGAAACTAACGGATTCCTCTTATAGCGAACTAACACTAATGGCAGCATTGAATAGCTCCGCTGTCTTACCGTAAATTCTTCAAGAATATCACTATCTCTATCATTTTTTTCAAAATGCAATACCTCACCGCTTATCGCTCTTCTATAATTGTCTATGCTTAAAAAAGTTCTATCTTTTACAACGATAGCATCCGACTTCCTTTTAATTTCTAAAAAAATTGTTTGTGGATTATCTAACTGCTCACCGTAAGTTCTTAAGCGAAGTTTTGCCCTATTTTTCATTCCGCTAATTTTTTCATTGTAGCATCTAAGTGTTGGGCTGTCAAAGTATATACTATTTACAGAATACCCATCCTGTCCCAATTCTAAAAATGGATCACGCACTAAATGATTTCTAAGTAGAACGCTATACATTTGACCCATTTCTCTTTTAGGTAAAAAATATTTAAATTCAAACCTCTGGAATCTATTTTTAATTTTTTGGTTGTCTACACCTACTTCGCTATCGTTCATATTATAGATAAAATTTTATCATTTTTAGAATCTTTGTAATAAATATTTTTTAATTTACGACTCTGATCTATGTCCGGTAAAATAGTTATTTGCGGATTAGCCACAAATACCTGTTCAACCAATAAAGCATCACCGTCTCTGTCAATAGAGATACAATTAATATTCATAATTTTTACAATCGGACTTATTAAAATAGCACCTTGGAGTAACGCCCTTCTAATATCGCCATCACTCACAACTCCAAGTAAAGTATCGTTTGAATCTACAATAAAAGCTGCCCCCTTCTGATTAGAGTTTATTGCCTCCATAGCTTCCATTATATTGGCAGTTTCACTAATAACAAGATCGCTATCTTTAAACATAAAATTAAAAAGTTATCCTTTTTATTAAAAGTTTGTCATCTATTTTTAAATTCTTTAAAATATTCACGATACGTTCTGACGAAGCACCGTCCCCATATGGGTTCACCGCTTGGGAAACAATCGTTTTAAATTCAGCCGACAATGCTCTTTTTATTGCAGACACTACCTCGTTGGTATCATAACTAGAATGTATTATATTTGTAGCATACTCGCGACCCAACTGTCGTCTACCTACATTAACTGTTGGCAACTTAAAAACAGGTGATTCGATAAGCCCGCTTGAAGAATTGCCTATCATTACTGAGGCAACATTCATAATTCCAGCATATTCTCTCCGAGGTAAATTTCTAAAAATTTTCGTCAAAGGCGAACGATTTTTATTTATAACATTGCGCACTTCTTTACTTCCGGCATCAGAATTAGGAAAAATAATTACAACCTGTGCACCAAAAGAATTCACTGCCTGCAAAACTTTTACAGTATTCTCTGCAGCACTTGCATATTCTTCGGTTACTGGATGCATAACCAAAAGAAAAATGGGCTTACTTGAATCAAAACCAAATTTGTTAAAAATTTCTTCTTTTGGAGCAATCTCCGAACCATCAACTAGCTCATCCAACATTGGCGCACCAGTATTATAAACCCTAAAATCCTGTTCCCCGCTTTTAATTAAGCGATCAGCCGCTTGTTGGCTAGCAGCAAAATGAACGTGCGCATATCTTGCAATTGCATGGCGAGTAGCATCATCAATATTCCCCGATACTTCACCAGCTTGAATATGCGCAACGGGTATATAGAGATGCGATCCTGTTATAGCCGCCATTAACTGCTCCCCTCTATCACCTGCGAGAAGAATAATATCTGGCTTAAGACGATCAATAGCTTCTGGAGCTTGCATCAAAAATACTCCAAGAGATTTTACCATCGTTTGATGATTATAGCCATCAAAAGTATTATGTATTGATTCTGATATTT
Proteins encoded in this window:
- the neuC gene encoding UDP-N-acetylglucosamine 2-epimerase (hydrolyzing); amino-acid sequence: MMSRKIAIITGSRGEYGYIRPIIRRIEKDPDLEYEIIITNLHLLHEFGYSAQEIKKDGFKISESIHNTFDGYNHQTMVKSLGVFLMQAPEAIDRLKPDIILLAGDRGEQLMAAITGSHLYIPVAHIQAGEVSGNIDDATRHAIARYAHVHFAASQQAADRLIKSGEQDFRVYNTGAPMLDELVDGSEIAPKEEIFNKFGFDSSKPIFLLVMHPVTEEYASAAENTVKVLQAVNSFGAQVVIIFPNSDAGSKEVRNVINKNRSPLTKIFRNLPRREYAGIMNVASVMIGNSSSGLIESPVFKLPTVNVGRRQLGREYATNIIHSSYDTNEVVSAIKRALSAEFKTIVSQAVNPYGDGASSERIVNILKNLKIDDKLLIKRITF
- a CDS encoding LPS biosynthesis protein WbpP yields the protein MSKFLVTGGAGFIGSNFTQKALDLGHEVLILDNLSTGVRENIDPRASFYEVDLCDYEIMKHYFKGVDYAFHFAALARVPLSIEKPRETNRNNVESTINVLMAAKENGLKRVVYSASSSAYGAQTKMPLEESMPVAPLSPYGVQKYVGELYIKNFYDLFGLEGVSLRYFNVYGPKMAFHGAYTTAIATFIKQKKEGKAFTIFGDGEITRDFTYVDDVVEANLKAAMSSKAGKGDVINIGAANNQSINKIADLIGGERVYLERRKGDPQDTIADVTRAKELLDWEPRINIEEGIRRVKEIYL
- a CDS encoding NAD-dependent dehydratase yields the protein MKKNVLVAGGAGFVGSHLCERLLKKYNVICLDNFSTGSEKNINHLVQNSDFEFIKHDISQEFDLEKMTELQRFQINVKGLYAILNFACPTSAKNFEKYKISTLDANAKGMKNIMEMVLKYKSKFVHVSSSVVYGGREKNAGKVLEDAEGIVDHLSPRACYDEGKRFAETIVATYHQVYKTDYKIARLFRVYGPRQRLFDGEMIIDFIVSATQNQNLEIYGNEKFKTSMVYVADVVDALEKLIDAKSNIGPVNIGSDVDMSLVSVAEKIMKLTGSNSKIVYKKELPFITELALPDIKKAKEELGWLPLVRLEDGLKKTVDYTLAHKELFGI
- a CDS encoding glycosyltransferase family 2 protein; protein product: MQTFVIIPAYNEASVIADTIRDVQKFYKDIVVVDDGSKDKTSKIAEIAGVKVLRHILNRGQGAALRTGINYALKQGADVVVTYDADGQFEAEEISRLCHPVINGKCDVVLGSRFLSGNRIPLFKKIILKSAILFTRAITGLRLTDTHNGFRIMNRKAAEQIKIRQDRMAHASEIVHEIARLKLSYKELPITVKYTIYSKRKGQRLSGAFHILFDLIFK